A region from the Chitinophaga sp. Cy-1792 genome encodes:
- a CDS encoding TonB-dependent receptor, with protein sequence MLQRLLLVLVLLGPLLGFAQIRTVTGTVYSARENQPLPGATIVVAGTTQGVTSAADGTFKIEISNPAATKLIVSYIGMKQQEVAITTTPIRIALESGGKDIDEVVVIAYGTGKKNSLTGSVAQIKGADLADRQISSVSRGLQGQVAGVQSTAQSGQPGTDATIRIRGIGSINASADPLYVVDGAPYSGSINAINPSDIESISVLKDAASSALYGSRGANGVIIITTKKGKGKGNIGVRVAQGFSKRAVKDYAQVSTDDYFRLYWEALRNTNVTNGMTAAQAAASASGNVVGDLGINPYGTAIDEPVGTDGKLVAGAHPLWNDNWDKAMQQTGQHTQADLNISGSSEKSRYYISGSYLNDQGIYLASGFKRYNVRANIEADAKKWLTVGLNLSGAHSEQQAPPSDDSRSDNYVNYGRLMPSFYPIYERDPATGAYILDAKGNRIFDYGDYRPSANNPNTNLVQTAGIDLHNVMRDDVSARTFGQATIWDALKFKTTFSVDYSQLMNHDYTNPTLGFDAPIGGTVDRGSFRTFSWTWNNIFTYEKTFNQIHHINLLAGQEAYKYNYTFIDGNRSGFSLPGLTEPADAAVLLGYTGFSDNYTLSSYLSRAEYDYKNKYFFSASLRRDGSSRFSPDKRWGTFWSLGASWKMNEESWLKEKDWLDALTLRASYGAQGNDNLGTFYTYQSLYVVNSNLGEGGTYRDTLSNPNLKWETNLNLNVGVDWSMFDNRFGGTVEFFQRKSQDLLFALPKAPSTGYASISQNIGAMRNNGIDVTLRGVPVKTKDFSWTVNLNMTHYNNKVTSLPQKEIISGTKKLMVGKSIYEFYLRDWAGVDAKTGAPLWYVTDPTTGAKTTTSNYSAGTLYYSGSALPDVYGGLTNTFTYKNFAFSFLWAYSLGGKVLDNDYVYLMHTGNNPGRSWSSEILNRWTPDNTNTNVPALTTNNTNWTSNSTRWLYDAAYARLKNVNLSYSFPATLMDKAHLHGLTIYVQGENLLTIYGHKGMDPEQNVNGVTYYRYPALKSLSAGINLNF encoded by the coding sequence ATGCTACAACGTCTATTACTTGTTCTCGTGCTGTTAGGACCCCTCTTGGGTTTCGCGCAGATACGCACCGTAACTGGTACCGTCTATTCGGCCAGGGAAAACCAACCATTGCCCGGAGCGACCATCGTGGTGGCAGGCACCACACAAGGGGTGACCTCTGCCGCTGATGGTACCTTCAAAATTGAAATCAGCAACCCGGCTGCTACCAAACTTATTGTTAGCTATATCGGTATGAAACAACAGGAAGTAGCTATCACTACCACGCCTATACGTATTGCCCTCGAATCCGGTGGCAAGGATATCGACGAAGTAGTGGTTATCGCCTATGGTACCGGTAAAAAGAACTCCCTCACAGGCTCTGTTGCGCAGATTAAAGGAGCTGACCTGGCAGACAGGCAGATCTCCAGCGTATCCAGAGGCCTGCAAGGACAAGTGGCCGGCGTACAGAGTACCGCCCAGAGCGGACAACCAGGAACAGATGCCACCATCCGTATCCGTGGTATCGGCTCTATCAACGCATCTGCTGATCCGCTTTATGTAGTGGATGGTGCGCCATACTCCGGTAGCATCAACGCTATCAACCCTTCTGATATTGAATCTATCTCCGTACTGAAAGATGCCGCCTCCAGCGCATTATACGGTTCCCGTGGTGCCAACGGTGTCATCATCATCACCACCAAAAAAGGAAAAGGTAAAGGTAATATAGGCGTTCGCGTTGCACAGGGCTTCTCTAAACGCGCAGTGAAAGACTATGCACAGGTAAGTACCGACGATTATTTCCGCCTGTACTGGGAAGCACTCCGCAATACCAACGTGACCAACGGCATGACGGCTGCACAGGCCGCAGCCAGTGCCAGCGGCAATGTTGTCGGCGACCTCGGCATCAACCCATACGGTACAGCCATCGATGAACCCGTAGGCACCGACGGTAAGTTGGTAGCCGGTGCTCACCCGCTCTGGAACGACAACTGGGACAAAGCCATGCAGCAAACAGGCCAGCATACCCAGGCAGATCTCAACATCAGCGGCTCCAGCGAAAAATCAAGATATTATATCTCCGGCAGCTACCTCAACGATCAGGGTATCTATCTCGCTTCTGGTTTTAAACGTTATAACGTTCGCGCAAACATAGAAGCTGACGCCAAAAAATGGCTGACAGTAGGCTTGAACCTCTCTGGTGCACATTCCGAGCAGCAGGCGCCTCCTTCAGACGACAGCCGCTCAGACAACTACGTGAACTATGGCCGTCTGATGCCTTCCTTCTATCCGATCTACGAACGTGACCCTGCAACCGGTGCCTATATCCTCGATGCCAAAGGCAACAGGATTTTTGACTATGGCGATTATCGCCCTTCTGCAAATAATCCTAATACCAACCTGGTTCAAACGGCAGGCATCGATCTTCATAACGTAATGAGAGATGATGTGTCTGCCCGCACCTTCGGACAGGCAACCATCTGGGACGCACTGAAATTTAAAACTACTTTCAGCGTCGACTATTCCCAGTTAATGAACCACGACTATACGAACCCTACGCTGGGCTTCGACGCACCAATTGGCGGTACAGTAGATCGCGGTAGCTTCCGCACCTTCAGCTGGACATGGAACAACATCTTTACCTACGAAAAAACATTTAATCAGATACACCACATTAATTTGCTGGCAGGCCAGGAAGCGTATAAATACAATTATACCTTTATCGATGGTAACCGCTCCGGTTTCTCTCTGCCAGGACTTACAGAGCCTGCTGATGCAGCAGTACTGCTGGGTTACACCGGTTTCTCTGACAACTACACCCTGAGTAGCTACCTGTCCCGCGCAGAATACGACTATAAAAACAAATATTTCTTCTCCGCATCATTACGCCGCGACGGATCCTCCAGGTTCTCTCCTGATAAACGCTGGGGTACCTTCTGGTCGCTGGGTGCTTCCTGGAAAATGAATGAAGAAAGCTGGCTGAAAGAGAAAGACTGGCTGGATGCCTTAACCCTCCGCGCCAGCTACGGTGCACAGGGTAATGATAACCTCGGTACTTTCTATACCTATCAGTCGCTCTATGTTGTAAACAGTAACCTGGGTGAAGGTGGTACTTATCGTGATACACTCAGCAACCCTAACCTGAAATGGGAAACTAACCTGAACCTCAACGTGGGCGTAGATTGGTCTATGTTCGACAACAGGTTTGGTGGTACCGTGGAATTCTTCCAGCGTAAATCCCAGGACCTGCTGTTCGCATTACCTAAAGCCCCATCTACCGGTTATGCTTCCATCAGCCAGAATATCGGCGCTATGCGTAATAATGGTATAGACGTAACCCTGCGCGGCGTACCGGTTAAAACAAAAGACTTTAGCTGGACGGTGAACCTGAACATGACCCACTATAACAACAAGGTTACCTCGTTACCACAGAAAGAAATTATCAGCGGTACGAAAAAATTAATGGTAGGTAAATCTATTTATGAATTCTACCTGCGCGACTGGGCAGGAGTAGATGCCAAAACAGGCGCCCCGCTGTGGTATGTAACAGATCCTACCACCGGCGCAAAAACAACGACATCCAACTATAGCGCTGGTACACTTTACTATTCAGGCTCTGCGCTGCCGGATGTTTATGGAGGTCTGACCAATACGTTTACTTATAAAAACTTCGCGTTTAGCTTCCTCTGGGCTTATTCCCTGGGTGGTAAGGTACTGGACAACGATTACGTTTACCTGATGCATACCGGTAACAACCCTGGTCGTTCCTGGTCTTCAGAAATCCTGAACCGCTGGACACCGGACAATACCAACACCAACGTGCCGGCACTGACTACCAACAACACCAACTGGACATCCAACTCTACCCGCTGGTTATATGATGCTGCCTATGCACGCCTGAAAAACGTGAACCTGAGCTATTCATTCCCGGCTACACTGATGGACAAGGCGCACCTGCACGGGTTAACTATCTATGTACAGGGAGAGAACCTGCTGACCATCTACGGTCATAAAGGTATGGATCCTGAACAGAACGTTAACGGAGTTACCTATTACCGCTACCCGGCTTTGAAATCATTGTCTGCCGGTATTAACCTGAATTTCTAA
- the aspT gene encoding aspartate-alanine antiporter, translating into MFNWLILTLQKYPEIAVMLTLMIGFYVGKIHIKGFTLGTVTGVLLTGIFIGTYHIPIPDGTKSIFFLFFLFCTGYGIGPQFFAALKKDGAPLAAFSFIVCVSSLLLCWAISSLLHFEVGTTAGFMSGSNTCSAIIGVASNSIKDLNISDDLKNRYLDQIPVAYAVTYIFGTAGTSWFLSVIGPWFMSGSRAKLIEETKALEAQLSETGAGEEEHDITNAYDEVAFRAYLLSKETIGDGKTVTELEHVLKSKGRLLWILRVRREGKLIPITPDFPLHAGDIVAVSGQRVSAIGADPLLGKEVADVELLTFPVQDVVVYVKNKKVIGHHIRRLDADPAFRGISIRKLTRAGIEIPLSPLTSLVKGDVLELVGIQVDLDRAIPLLGFKEKTGVETDIVYLAGGIVVGTLVGALSWKIGAVPIELSTSGGSLIAGLFFGWLRSARPTFGFIPPSSQWVLTKLGLHVFIAIVGLTSSEGFLTGLKQEGLTLFVAGIVLSLSPMVLALFLSKYVFKFHPAIGLGACAGAHDESAPLLAVQDALNSKVPALGYTVAYAVANITLTTSGVIIVLLMTHGK; encoded by the coding sequence ATGTTCAACTGGCTGATACTAACACTCCAGAAATATCCCGAAATAGCCGTCATGCTTACCCTGATGATAGGGTTTTATGTTGGAAAGATCCATATCAAGGGATTCACCCTTGGAACGGTAACGGGGGTATTGCTGACCGGTATTTTCATCGGCACCTATCATATCCCCATCCCCGACGGGACCAAATCAATTTTCTTTCTCTTCTTTTTGTTCTGTACCGGCTATGGTATTGGCCCCCAGTTTTTCGCTGCACTAAAAAAAGATGGCGCTCCACTGGCTGCGTTCTCATTTATAGTCTGCGTCAGTAGTTTGCTGCTTTGTTGGGCTATATCCTCATTATTGCATTTTGAAGTAGGAACAACTGCCGGGTTTATGTCCGGCTCCAATACCTGTTCTGCCATTATAGGCGTAGCCTCCAATAGTATTAAAGACCTGAATATTTCTGACGACCTGAAAAACCGTTATCTCGATCAGATACCGGTCGCTTATGCCGTTACCTATATTTTTGGTACCGCTGGTACTTCCTGGTTCCTGTCTGTAATAGGACCCTGGTTTATGTCGGGCAGCCGTGCAAAGCTGATCGAAGAAACCAAAGCCCTGGAAGCACAGCTGAGCGAAACCGGCGCCGGTGAAGAAGAACATGATATCACCAACGCTTATGATGAAGTGGCCTTCAGGGCCTACCTGCTTAGCAAGGAAACCATCGGCGACGGCAAAACAGTGACTGAACTCGAACATGTGCTGAAATCTAAAGGACGACTGCTCTGGATACTCCGCGTAAGAAGAGAAGGGAAGCTCATACCCATTACCCCCGACTTTCCCCTGCATGCCGGTGATATTGTAGCTGTCAGTGGACAACGTGTATCCGCCATCGGCGCCGATCCCTTACTGGGAAAGGAAGTAGCCGATGTGGAACTGCTTACCTTCCCCGTACAGGATGTGGTAGTGTACGTAAAAAATAAGAAAGTTATCGGACACCATATACGCAGACTCGATGCTGATCCCGCATTCAGAGGAATCAGTATCCGTAAACTAACCCGCGCAGGTATTGAGATTCCGTTATCACCCCTTACTTCGCTGGTTAAGGGAGATGTGCTCGAGCTAGTAGGTATTCAGGTAGATTTAGACCGGGCCATACCGCTACTGGGCTTCAAGGAAAAAACCGGTGTGGAAACAGATATCGTATACCTGGCAGGTGGTATCGTAGTGGGTACGTTAGTTGGTGCGTTGTCCTGGAAAATTGGAGCAGTGCCTATAGAACTCAGCACCAGCGGCGGTTCGCTTATTGCAGGGTTGTTCTTCGGATGGCTGCGCAGTGCCAGACCTACCTTTGGATTTATACCACCGTCTTCTCAGTGGGTACTTACCAAGTTAGGACTACACGTGTTCATTGCCATCGTCGGACTCACCTCCAGTGAAGGATTCCTTACCGGATTAAAACAGGAAGGCCTCACACTATTTGTTGCAGGTATCGTACTTAGCCTTTCGCCTATGGTGCTGGCATTGTTCCTGTCTAAATATGTGTTCAAATTCCATCCTGCCATAGGCCTGGGGGCCTGCGCCGGCGCCCACGATGAATCCGCGCCGTTGCTGGCGGTACAGGATGCCCTCAATAGTAAAGTGCCCGCATTGGGATATACTGTAGCCTATGCAGTAGCCAATATTACACTGACTACTTCAGGCGTGATCATCGTACTGCTAATGACCCATGGAAAATAA
- the rnhA gene encoding ribonuclease HI — MAELIIYTDGSSRGNPGPGGYGVILIWGNIRKEMSQGYRKTTNNRMELLAVIVGLEALKRDGLEVNIFTDSKYVVDSIEKGWIWGWVKTGFKDKKNKDLWMRFIPLFRKHKVKMNWVKGHATNPFNNRCDELATAAADSGNWLIDTGFEASNG, encoded by the coding sequence ATGGCTGAACTCATAATTTACACAGATGGATCATCCCGCGGTAACCCCGGCCCCGGCGGTTATGGTGTGATTCTCATCTGGGGGAACATCAGAAAGGAAATGTCCCAGGGATACCGGAAAACAACCAATAACAGAATGGAACTGCTGGCTGTAATAGTCGGGCTGGAAGCACTCAAACGGGATGGACTGGAAGTGAATATTTTTACAGACAGTAAATATGTGGTAGACAGTATCGAAAAAGGCTGGATCTGGGGATGGGTAAAAACAGGATTTAAGGATAAGAAAAATAAAGACCTCTGGATGCGCTTTATCCCGCTGTTCAGAAAACATAAAGTGAAAATGAACTGGGTGAAAGGACACGCCACCAATCCTTTCAATAACCGCTGTGATGAACTCGCAACAGCTGCCGCAGACAGCGGCAACTGGCTGATCGACACCGGCTTCGAAGCTTCCAACGGATAA
- a CDS encoding acyl-CoA carboxylase subunit beta: MNQQELESNKNEDAIRLAVSTMKQRLGVIEQGGGKKSLEKVRQRGKLTARERIEYLIDKDSVFTEIGAFAAYEMYPEYGGCPAAGTVGGIGYVSGRQCMIVANDMTVKAGAWFPLTGKKNLRLQEIAMENHLPVIYLVDSAGVFLPMQDEIFPDKEHFGRIFRNNARMSAMGITQIAAVMGSCVAGGAYLPIMSDEVLMVEGNGSIFLAGPYLVKAAIGEDVDAETLGGAVTHTEISGIADYKFKTDEECLDQVKRIVSKIGHTPGAGFDRAKPVAPKFPAEDLYQIIPADSTKTYDMLDLIARITDNSEFDQYKQDYGKSIICGYARIDGWAVGIVANQRKIVKSRKGEMQMGGVIYNDSADKAARFIMNCNQKKIPLVFLQDVTGFMVGSRSEHAGIIKDGAKLVNAVANSVVPKITIIVGNSYGAGNYAMCGKAYDPRFIYAWPTAKIAVMGGEQAAKTLLQIQVASLKAKGEEITPEAEKKLLAAITEKYNAQTSPYYAAARLWVDEIIDPVTTRLRISEGIKAAEHAPVEEHFNVGVFQV, translated from the coding sequence ATGAATCAACAGGAATTGGAAAGCAACAAAAATGAGGATGCCATACGTCTGGCTGTTAGTACAATGAAACAGCGCCTGGGAGTCATTGAACAGGGCGGAGGAAAAAAAAGTCTGGAAAAAGTTCGGCAACGCGGTAAGCTGACAGCCCGCGAACGAATTGAATACCTGATAGACAAAGACTCCGTTTTTACAGAGATAGGCGCCTTTGCCGCCTATGAGATGTATCCGGAATACGGTGGTTGCCCGGCTGCCGGTACTGTTGGCGGTATCGGATATGTCAGCGGCCGCCAGTGCATGATCGTAGCCAACGATATGACGGTGAAAGCCGGTGCATGGTTCCCGCTTACCGGCAAAAAAAACCTGCGCCTCCAGGAAATCGCCATGGAAAACCATTTGCCGGTCATCTACCTGGTAGACAGCGCCGGCGTATTCCTTCCCATGCAGGACGAGATCTTCCCGGATAAAGAGCACTTCGGCCGTATTTTCCGCAACAACGCCCGAATGAGCGCCATGGGCATCACCCAGATCGCCGCCGTAATGGGCAGCTGCGTTGCCGGCGGGGCATACCTCCCCATCATGAGCGATGAAGTACTGATGGTAGAAGGCAACGGCTCCATCTTCCTGGCAGGGCCCTATCTCGTGAAAGCCGCTATCGGCGAAGACGTAGATGCGGAAACGTTAGGAGGCGCCGTTACCCACACCGAAATCTCCGGTATCGCCGATTACAAATTCAAAACAGATGAAGAATGCCTCGACCAGGTAAAACGTATCGTCAGCAAAATCGGTCATACTCCCGGTGCCGGCTTCGACAGGGCAAAACCCGTTGCGCCTAAATTCCCGGCTGAAGACCTGTACCAGATCATCCCGGCAGACAGTACCAAAACCTACGACATGCTGGACCTCATCGCCCGAATTACAGACAACTCTGAGTTCGACCAGTACAAACAGGACTATGGTAAAAGCATCATCTGCGGTTATGCCCGCATAGACGGATGGGCCGTAGGTATCGTTGCCAACCAGCGTAAGATCGTCAAAAGCCGCAAAGGCGAAATGCAGATGGGAGGCGTTATCTACAACGACAGCGCCGACAAAGCCGCACGCTTCATCATGAACTGCAACCAGAAAAAAATTCCACTGGTATTTCTCCAGGACGTAACCGGGTTCATGGTAGGCAGCAGAAGCGAACATGCCGGTATCATTAAAGACGGTGCCAAACTGGTGAATGCCGTGGCCAACTCCGTTGTACCAAAAATCACCATCATCGTAGGTAATTCCTATGGCGCAGGTAACTATGCCATGTGCGGAAAAGCCTATGACCCCCGCTTTATCTATGCCTGGCCCACTGCTAAAATCGCAGTAATGGGAGGGGAGCAGGCCGCCAAAACATTATTACAGATCCAGGTTGCATCGCTGAAAGCCAAAGGGGAAGAAATTACCCCGGAAGCTGAAAAAAAATTACTCGCCGCCATCACGGAAAAATATAACGCACAGACATCTCCATACTACGCAGCAGCAAGACTTTGGGTGGATGAGATCATCGACCCCGTTACCACACGTTTACGCATATCCGAAGGTATCAAAGCCGCTGAACATGCACCAGTAGAAGAACATTTCAATGTAGGTGTTTTCCAGGTATAG
- a CDS encoding DinB family protein has product MSFTKHVANSLESLYNGEPWMGVTYKEHLVRIDADLAVKRFGESNCIWQIVSHVIYWHQRVTRYMHNDPPEQDGDLPDFYLPDNHGPDNWHATLGRLEHSFRDTAATIRAFPEAELFDAFPGTDNPAIYYLQGLAEHDAYHLGQIVLLHKYA; this is encoded by the coding sequence ATGTCATTTACCAAACATGTAGCCAATTCTCTGGAAAGTCTTTACAATGGTGAGCCCTGGATGGGGGTCACTTACAAGGAGCACCTGGTGCGTATCGATGCAGATCTGGCAGTTAAGCGATTCGGTGAGTCCAACTGCATCTGGCAGATTGTAAGTCATGTGATTTACTGGCATCAGCGGGTAACACGATACATGCACAATGATCCCCCGGAACAGGATGGCGATCTTCCTGATTTCTATCTTCCCGACAATCACGGCCCGGATAACTGGCATGCTACCCTTGGGCGGCTGGAACATTCCTTCCGGGATACTGCCGCTACTATCCGTGCTTTCCCTGAAGCAGAACTATTCGATGCCTTCCCCGGCACCGATAATCCGGCCATTTATTATTTACAGGGACTAGCGGAGCACGATGCCTATCACCTTGGCCAGATCGTGCTGTTACACAAATATGCCTGA
- a CDS encoding bifunctional helix-turn-helix transcriptional regulator/GNAT family N-acetyltransferase, with amino-acid sequence MPDLNSLIDSVASFHQFYERFNSQLSRSRSKHPLSNAELRILYELGKEENLPAGRLAAVTGTDPGYLTRILRSLEKQELVIRQPSRQDGRSFSVMLTTAAKQLLQTLEMEAKDDITALLTGLSDKQQEQLTTAMGTVQQVLSGENTPNGAITFRQQLLPGDVGYLIHLHGELYAREMGYNLEFEGHVCKTFHEMLATYSLAKDRVFLAISGGKIVGSVAVLGSTRYLAQLRWFLVHPDFRGKGLGKKLLSDAIAFCKEKNYQTVYLMTTSMQTTAITLYKQLGFRKSGEKLLQQWGQQLYEQRYDLDLV; translated from the coding sequence ATGCCTGACCTGAATAGCCTGATCGACTCGGTAGCCAGCTTCCATCAGTTTTATGAGCGGTTCAATAGCCAGCTGAGCCGTTCCCGCAGTAAACACCCGCTTTCCAATGCCGAACTACGTATTTTGTATGAGCTGGGGAAAGAGGAAAACCTCCCGGCCGGGCGCCTCGCTGCTGTTACCGGAACAGACCCCGGTTACCTCACCCGTATCCTCCGGTCACTGGAAAAGCAGGAGCTGGTAATCCGCCAGCCATCGCGCCAGGATGGCCGCAGTTTCTCTGTTATGCTCACCACGGCAGCAAAGCAGCTCCTCCAGACGCTGGAAATGGAAGCTAAAGACGATATCACTGCCCTGCTCACCGGCTTGTCCGACAAACAACAGGAGCAACTGACTACTGCCATGGGCACTGTTCAGCAGGTATTGTCCGGCGAAAATACCCCCAACGGGGCCATTACTTTCCGTCAGCAGTTGCTTCCCGGCGACGTGGGGTACCTGATTCATCTGCATGGAGAGCTGTACGCAAGAGAAATGGGCTATAACCTGGAATTTGAAGGGCATGTATGTAAAACCTTCCATGAAATGCTTGCTACCTACTCCCTGGCAAAAGACCGCGTTTTCCTCGCCATCAGCGGAGGCAAAATTGTAGGTTCGGTAGCTGTTCTCGGCTCTACCCGCTACCTGGCGCAGCTACGCTGGTTCCTGGTACATCCGGATTTCCGCGGAAAAGGCCTGGGCAAAAAATTACTCAGCGATGCGATCGCATTCTGTAAAGAGAAAAATTATCAGACCGTCTACCTGATGACGACCAGTATGCAAACAACAGCCATCACCCTCTACAAACAGCTGGGGTTCAGGAAATCGGGTGAGAAACTCCTCCAGCAATGGGGGCAGCAGCTTTATGAACAGCGTTATGATCTGGACCTTGTCTGA
- a CDS encoding sodium:solute symporter → MSPVLLFSFVVAYFVVLLIVAWYTGRNSNNESFFIGNRNSNWMLVAFGMIGTSLSGVTFVSVPGAVGKDAFTYFQITLGYLIGYLTIAYVLIPLYYRLQLTSIYNYLETRFGRDSYKTGASFFILSRTLGATARLFLVVRILQETILQNFGVPFAVTTIIILFMILVYTYEGGVKTIVYTDTLQTTCMLAGLVICVWYILHSMDLSFGQSITAMSERGLTNIFVADPNSKLFFVKQIIAGAFITITMTGLDQEMMQKSISVTTLKDSQKNLVSLGFIMLVVIGLFLFLGGLLYLYAAQQGVTATGDKLFPELALHHMPPVISVIFIIALISALFPSADGAMTALTASFCIDILGIQRKGWTQEKQKKVRQRVHLGMALTFLVFVMVFEWINNQSMIGVILKIATYTYGPLLGLFTFGIFSKRIVNDKLVPVVCVLAPLVCLVIDNNQQRLFGDFQIGLELLVINGFITYLGLLMISRKPGSEAL, encoded by the coding sequence ATGTCGCCAGTATTATTATTTTCATTTGTAGTTGCGTATTTCGTCGTTCTGCTGATCGTAGCCTGGTATACCGGCAGGAATTCAAACAACGAGTCGTTTTTTATCGGGAACAGGAACAGTAACTGGATGCTGGTTGCCTTCGGTATGATCGGTACTTCACTGAGTGGGGTAACATTTGTGAGTGTGCCGGGTGCCGTGGGTAAAGATGCCTTTACCTATTTCCAGATAACCCTGGGCTACCTGATCGGGTACCTGACCATTGCCTATGTGCTTATTCCGCTGTACTACCGTTTACAACTGACATCTATCTACAATTACCTCGAAACACGTTTCGGGAGAGATTCCTACAAAACAGGCGCCTCTTTCTTTATCCTTTCCCGCACCCTGGGAGCTACTGCCAGGTTATTCCTGGTAGTACGCATATTGCAGGAAACCATCCTGCAGAACTTCGGGGTTCCTTTTGCGGTCACCACGATTATCATCCTCTTTATGATCCTCGTGTATACCTATGAAGGTGGTGTAAAAACCATCGTTTATACAGATACCCTTCAAACCACCTGTATGCTGGCAGGGTTGGTCATCTGTGTGTGGTATATCCTGCATTCCATGGACCTGAGCTTCGGACAGAGCATTACCGCCATGTCTGAAAGAGGCCTTACCAATATTTTTGTGGCAGACCCCAACAGCAAGCTGTTTTTCGTCAAGCAGATCATTGCCGGGGCCTTTATCACCATTACCATGACCGGCCTGGACCAGGAAATGATGCAGAAAAGTATTTCTGTAACCACCCTGAAAGACTCTCAGAAGAACCTCGTATCGCTGGGCTTTATCATGCTGGTGGTCATCGGGCTGTTCCTATTCCTGGGCGGACTCCTGTACCTCTATGCCGCACAGCAGGGCGTTACTGCCACCGGTGATAAACTCTTCCCTGAGCTGGCATTACATCATATGCCGCCGGTGATATCCGTAATCTTTATCATTGCCCTGATATCTGCCCTGTTCCCAAGTGCAGACGGCGCCATGACGGCCTTAACGGCTTCTTTCTGTATCGATATCCTGGGCATACAGCGCAAAGGCTGGACACAGGAAAAACAGAAGAAAGTACGTCAGCGCGTGCATTTAGGAATGGCATTGACTTTCCTGGTATTTGTGATGGTGTTTGAATGGATCAATAACCAGAGCATGATCGGGGTTATTCTTAAAATTGCGACTTATACCTATGGTCCGTTGCTGGGGCTGTTTACCTTTGGTATCTTCTCCAAACGTATCGTTAATGATAAACTGGTACCGGTAGTTTGTGTGCTGGCGCCGTTAGTTTGCCTGGTAATCGATAACAACCAGCAGCGCCTGTTTGGCGACTTCCAGATCGGGCTGGAACTGCTGGTGATCAATGGTTTTATTACCTACTTAGGATTATTAATGATCTCCCGCAAGCCGGGTTCCGAAGCACTTTAA
- a CDS encoding ion channel: protein MALLKRINPFSKVNNDTGFGINAAGYGGRFINRDGSFNLRREGAPFWHRYSVYHALLNISAWQFVLFLLFFFFTVNLLYASIYWMVGPQQLQGVIGTTFWQRFKELYFFSAETFTTVGYGRVNPVGDGANLVATIEAMTGFLSFAVVTGLIYGRFSRPRAHLLFSDNALISPYRGHTALMFRMASHKEYHTLTDVQIQVNLALLVEDNGHLIYKYYELALERKRVDSLSMNWTVVHPIDENSPLNGFGQEDMRIADVEVYVLVRGFNEVYSNLVQQRTSYTFEEIIFNRRFLPMYRVSKNGRTTILELDKLNASIEADSEA, encoded by the coding sequence ATGGCACTCCTCAAAAGAATTAACCCCTTCTCAAAGGTCAATAACGACACTGGCTTTGGTATCAATGCTGCCGGCTATGGCGGCCGCTTCATCAATCGCGACGGAAGCTTTAATCTGCGGCGGGAAGGCGCCCCCTTCTGGCACCGTTACAGTGTATATCACGCGCTATTGAATATTTCAGCATGGCAGTTCGTCCTTTTCCTGCTGTTTTTCTTTTTTACCGTCAACCTGCTCTACGCAAGTATATACTGGATGGTGGGCCCGCAGCAGCTCCAGGGGGTAATAGGTACTACCTTCTGGCAGCGATTTAAGGAACTATATTTCTTCAGCGCAGAAACGTTTACCACAGTGGGTTATGGCCGTGTAAACCCGGTAGGGGACGGCGCCAACCTGGTAGCTACTATAGAAGCCATGACAGGCTTTCTCAGCTTTGCAGTGGTGACGGGTCTTATCTATGGCCGCTTTTCACGCCCGCGTGCGCACCTGCTCTTCAGCGATAATGCACTGATATCTCCCTATCGTGGCCATACCGCGCTCATGTTCCGCATGGCTTCGCACAAGGAGTACCATACACTGACGGATGTTCAGATACAGGTAAACCTGGCTTTGCTGGTAGAAGATAACGGACATCTGATCTATAAATACTATGAACTGGCGCTGGAAAGAAAACGGGTGGATAGTCTGTCCATGAACTGGACGGTAGTACATCCTATCGATGAGAATAGCCCGCTGAATGGCTTTGGCCAGGAGGATATGCGGATTGCTGATGTAGAAGTATATGTGCTGGTAAGAGGATTTAATGAGGTGTATTCCAACCTGGTACAACAGCGTACTTCCTATACTTTTGAAGAGATTATTTTTAACCGCCGTTTCCTTCCAATGTACAGGGTCAGTAAGAACGGGCGCACTACAATATTGGAGCTGGACAAGCTAAATGCCTCCATAGAGGCGGATTCCGAAGCTTAA